In the genome of Phycisphaerae bacterium, one region contains:
- a CDS encoding S8 family serine peptidase, producing MARGFLGSALALWALALSAPSPARSQVRWHSGSTSVPAATRDQIHSSIQALATNETDRHVLVKLDGPAPRALAAQLAADGLVLLDYVGDDAYFATLRATPQNAERLANSQSVKNVVAISSSWKLHPDLTADRVPPWAIVGRNGPTAKVGAIEKTEAGAGLTIAAYVKLHPDVRLEVEGVEACRRHGAKIRSYLSTINGLVVEMPLANVAVLAEEDIVEWIEPPLPRLGPTNNGIRARVGANTAQAPPYGLTGAGVTALVYDSGTARASHVDFGGRLSIRDGAPLYEHSTHVAGTLGGSGAASGGLHRGMAPGVQIESYGFEQSGGPAPGFLYTDPGDLEADYGDAINSHGANLANNSIGTNVAVNGFPCEWEGNYGLTSSVIDAIARGSLGTPLPIVWAAGNERKFPSRCGALYGTIAPPSGSKNALCVGAVNSNDDSMTSFSGWGPTDDGRLKPDICAPGCEVGGDNGVTSTSGSSDVAYSVFCGTSMAAPTVTGLGALLLEDYRAQYPERPDFRSATLKAVLAHTAIDLGNTGPDYQFGYGSVRVVPAIEQLRSGYFVEGSLELGSVYQASVTVIDGEAPLRVTLAWDDAPAAPNVVTTLVNDLELRVYDPTDGVHFPWTLDAANPAAPAIRIQADHLNNMEQVVIDGPAPGVYRIEVTGFTLPMGPQTFSLCASPRLAPCSSRGSLAIGRSTYSCFDSLTVQVVDCDLNANDQTVETTTAHVASGTNPIGSMVQLTESAADSATFTGTVQLTETLSPRMERGTEFLIPEVVEGDPELVEVWRLLSGEPGAELLVTHGDSVAASYVDADDGEGGSNVMVSDSANVDCQGPATNNLQVASLGPRRATITFDTDEPVYASLLYGTDCEALSSVASSGGIRTQHTINLKDLVETTTYYYVVWIMDEAGNFSVVPSDESCLSFTTPVVPEFFTEIFESDDNDLEMRSILFTPDGSADFYTACVEPITILPTNPTGGTVLAMPDDGPPVTINVGGGASVWLYGQAYTTFHVSPNGYIVFGTPDTWFLETTEKHFLFPRISAFFDDLDPTMGGSVSWIQLADRVAVTWLNVPEWFGFNSNTFQAELYFDGRIQITLLNLDAFDGLVGLSAGSGLSPDYYESDLSAIIPCNEEAPMALEETAETPMNASAAVMLTATDENDSTLTYIVTSLPTHGRLSDPLSGPIESVPYELAAGGREVHYAGYSGFAGGDAFSFQAADAYFVSNEAAVRVLVGTRQPAYQFPLNSNPGWTVQGAWGFGPPLGLSGDPATAWTGSNVFGFNLAGAYSNNIGSPQFLTTSVMDCSTLAGTRVRFRRWLGIQASSGDQAKVEVATSQNPWTPEWQHVGTAIGDTSWTLVDLDISGLADGKTGVRVRWGLGPTDASGTSCGWNLDDIEIWGIPPGPCNEVIPGDADLNGVVDGRDVAAFVEVLLNPPGPGVHEQCASDLVVDGIVNLQDVEFLAGELLK from the coding sequence GTGGCTCGCGGGTTCCTGGGTTCTGCGCTCGCCTTGTGGGCGTTGGCTTTGAGTGCGCCTTCGCCTGCTCGCTCACAGGTTCGATGGCACAGCGGATCAACGTCGGTACCGGCGGCGACGCGCGATCAGATTCACTCTTCCATTCAAGCGTTGGCGACAAACGAAACGGATCGCCATGTCCTGGTCAAATTGGACGGGCCTGCACCGCGCGCGCTTGCCGCCCAATTGGCGGCCGATGGCCTGGTTCTCCTCGACTATGTCGGTGACGACGCCTATTTTGCGACACTACGGGCGACTCCTCAGAACGCCGAACGACTGGCAAATTCTCAAAGCGTCAAGAATGTGGTTGCCATCTCGTCGAGCTGGAAACTACATCCCGATTTGACGGCGGATCGCGTGCCCCCCTGGGCGATCGTTGGTCGAAACGGGCCCACTGCAAAGGTTGGAGCGATCGAGAAAACGGAAGCGGGAGCGGGACTTACGATCGCCGCTTACGTCAAGTTGCATCCCGATGTTCGACTGGAGGTAGAGGGGGTTGAGGCCTGTCGCCGCCATGGAGCGAAGATCCGCTCCTACCTGTCGACGATCAACGGATTGGTCGTGGAGATGCCGCTGGCCAATGTCGCCGTGCTGGCGGAGGAAGACATTGTTGAATGGATCGAGCCGCCGCTGCCGCGCCTGGGCCCGACCAATAACGGGATTCGTGCGCGAGTTGGGGCCAACACCGCACAGGCTCCGCCCTACGGACTGACCGGCGCCGGCGTCACCGCCCTGGTTTACGACTCCGGGACGGCGCGGGCCAGTCATGTTGATTTCGGGGGACGACTTTCGATCAGAGACGGCGCACCGCTTTACGAACATTCCACGCATGTGGCGGGGACGCTGGGGGGCAGCGGCGCGGCCAGCGGGGGACTTCACCGCGGAATGGCGCCCGGCGTGCAGATTGAATCGTATGGGTTTGAGCAGTCCGGTGGACCGGCGCCCGGATTTCTTTATACCGACCCCGGCGATCTCGAAGCGGACTACGGCGACGCGATTAATTCGCACGGGGCCAACCTCGCCAATAACTCGATCGGGACTAACGTGGCGGTCAACGGTTTTCCATGTGAGTGGGAAGGGAATTACGGGTTGACCTCGTCGGTCATTGACGCCATTGCGCGGGGCTCGCTGGGCACTCCTCTGCCGATCGTCTGGGCAGCGGGGAATGAGAGGAAGTTCCCTTCGCGGTGTGGGGCGCTGTACGGAACCATTGCGCCACCTTCGGGCTCAAAGAATGCGCTCTGCGTGGGGGCCGTCAATTCCAACGACGATTCCATGACCAGCTTTTCCGGCTGGGGGCCCACCGACGACGGGCGGTTGAAGCCGGACATCTGCGCGCCGGGGTGCGAGGTCGGCGGCGATAACGGCGTCACCTCGACGTCGGGGTCAAGCGACGTGGCCTATTCGGTTTTCTGCGGAACGTCCATGGCGGCGCCGACGGTCACCGGTCTGGGCGCCCTCCTGTTGGAGGACTATCGCGCGCAGTACCCGGAGCGGCCGGATTTTCGCAGCGCGACGTTGAAGGCCGTGCTGGCGCATACCGCAATCGATCTTGGTAATACGGGCCCGGATTATCAATTCGGGTATGGATCGGTTCGCGTGGTCCCCGCGATCGAGCAGCTCCGCAGCGGATATTTTGTGGAAGGGTCGTTGGAACTGGGATCGGTGTATCAGGCGAGCGTGACGGTGATCGATGGCGAGGCTCCCCTAAGGGTGACGCTGGCCTGGGACGATGCGCCGGCGGCGCCCAACGTCGTTACGACGCTGGTCAACGACCTGGAGCTGCGCGTCTACGATCCGACCGACGGCGTTCATTTTCCCTGGACCCTCGATGCGGCGAATCCCGCGGCGCCGGCGATACGCATCCAGGCCGATCACCTCAACAACATGGAACAGGTGGTCATTGATGGGCCGGCGCCGGGTGTCTATCGGATTGAAGTTACGGGCTTTACCCTGCCAATGGGTCCTCAGACCTTTTCGTTGTGCGCCTCCCCGAGGCTCGCCCCGTGTTCGAGCAGGGGAAGCCTGGCGATCGGCCGTTCCACCTATTCCTGCTTCGACAGCCTTACCGTGCAGGTCGTCGATTGCGACCTGAACGCGAACGACCAAACTGTGGAGACGACCACCGCGCACGTGGCGTCGGGAACGAACCCGATCGGATCGATGGTGCAATTGACGGAGTCCGCGGCAGACAGCGCGACGTTCACGGGGACGGTGCAACTGACCGAAACGTTAAGTCCCCGGATGGAGCGTGGGACGGAGTTTCTGATCCCCGAAGTCGTCGAAGGGGACCCCGAGTTGGTTGAGGTCTGGCGATTGTTGTCCGGCGAGCCAGGGGCCGAACTTCTAGTGACGCACGGCGATTCTGTCGCGGCCAGCTATGTCGATGCCGATGATGGGGAGGGCGGCAGCAACGTTATGGTCAGTGATTCCGCGAACGTCGATTGCCAGGGGCCGGCGACGAACAATCTACAAGTGGCCTCGCTGGGTCCGCGGCGCGCGACAATCACCTTCGATACGGATGAACCCGTTTATGCGTCGCTCCTGTATGGGACGGATTGCGAGGCGCTGAGCAGCGTGGCGTCCTCCGGCGGGATTCGCACGCAGCATACGATCAATCTAAAAGACCTGGTCGAGACAACAACGTACTATTATGTGGTCTGGATCATGGACGAGGCGGGAAATTTCAGCGTCGTGCCCAGCGACGAATCGTGCCTGTCGTTCACGACGCCGGTCGTGCCGGAATTTTTCACGGAGATATTCGAGAGCGACGACAACGATCTGGAAATGCGCTCGATCCTGTTCACGCCGGACGGCTCGGCGGATTTCTACACGGCCTGTGTCGAGCCGATCACCATTCTCCCGACGAATCCCACGGGCGGAACGGTCCTGGCCATGCCGGACGACGGCCCTCCCGTTACGATCAACGTTGGCGGCGGGGCGAGCGTCTGGCTGTACGGCCAGGCGTACACGACGTTCCATGTCAGCCCCAACGGTTACATCGTGTTCGGCACTCCGGATACCTGGTTCCTGGAGACGACGGAGAAACATTTCCTGTTTCCGAGGATCTCGGCCTTCTTTGACGATTTGGATCCGACCATGGGCGGCTCCGTGAGTTGGATACAGCTCGCCGACCGCGTGGCCGTCACCTGGCTCAATGTCCCCGAGTGGTTCGGTTTCAACTCCAACACGTTTCAGGCGGAGCTTTACTTTGACGGTCGGATTCAAATCACCCTGCTGAACCTCGACGCCTTTGACGGGCTGGTCGGGCTTTCAGCCGGCTCGGGCTTGTCGCCGGATTATTACGAGTCCGACCTTTCTGCGATCATTCCGTGCAACGAGGAAGCGCCAATGGCGTTGGAGGAGACCGCCGAGACGCCCATGAACGCGTCCGCCGCGGTGATGCTAACGGCGACCGACGAGAACGACAGCACGCTTACTTATATTGTCACGTCATTACCGACGCATGGACGATTGAGCGATCCCCTGTCCGGGCCGATTGAAAGCGTCCCCTACGAACTGGCGGCGGGCGGCCGCGAGGTCCATTATGCAGGGTATTCCGGGTTTGCCGGCGGGGACGCGTTCAGCTTTCAGGCGGCGGATGCCTACTTTGTATCCAATGAGGCGGCGGTTCGCGTCCTGGTGGGGACACGGCAACCTGCTTATCAGTTTCCGCTGAACTCCAACCCGGGCTGGACGGTCCAGGGCGCCTGGGGGTTTGGACCGCCGCTGGGATTGAGCGGTGATCCTGCCACTGCATGGACCGGCTCCAATGTTTTTGGGTTCAACCTTGCCGGCGCCTATTCGAACAATATTGGATCGCCCCAATTCCTGACGACGTCGGTCATGGACTGTTCGACGCTGGCAGGAACGCGCGTTCGCTTCCGACGCTGGCTGGGCATCCAGGCGTCGAGCGGAGATCAGGCGAAGGTTGAAGTGGCGACCAGCCAAAATCCCTGGACGCCCGAATGGCAGCACGTTGGGACCGCGATCGGCGATACGAGCTGGACGCTCGTGGATCTGGACATCTCCGGATTGGCGGACGGGAAGACCGGAGTGCGAGTGCGATGGGGTCTGGGCCCGACGGACGCTTCGGGAACTTCCTGCGGATGGAATCTCGACGACATCGAAATCTGGGGCATCCCGCCGGGTCCGTGCAACGAAGTAATACCGGGGGACGCGGATTTGAACGGAGTCGTCGATGGCCGGGACGTGGCGGCATTTGTCGAGGTCTTACTCAACCCCCCGGGGCCGGGTGTTCACGAACAATGCGCTTCTGACCTGGTCGTGGACGGCATTGTCAACTTGCAGGACGTCGAGTTCCTGGCCGGCGAGCTGCTCAAGTAA
- a CDS encoding S8 family serine peptidase, which translates to MSSRVVFLASWLMGMAVLSSVAAGDVRWRNGSAPIPRRQPGQIGMAIEEITRGGGARHIVVQFDEPITDNDKTTLAAAGIRLLDFLGDNAFFASVDRSRLDAAALAAVPGFSRVTVVDPSWKLHPSLSIGEIPKWAIQAPEELDEGEAGSSREGPLPADPIVAVLVKFHPDVPLATEAVDICRQYGANVKSSLSLVNTLVIELPQSMLMMLVAEDAVEWMEPPLPALQEINAENRALTGANTVQAPPYSLTGAGVNVLIYDGGRVRTTHVDFQGRAVIGSAEATCSTISSHSTHVAGTVGGAGVANANNKGMAPGVNIISYGFDQDASGTGCPPLSQGFLYTNPGDLNHDYNAAINADGAHISNNSIGTNTAPNGYPCSWEGDYGVTDTLIDSIVRGGLGTPFRVIWANGNERQTSTCNDPNPNVPAGYHKTAPPACAKNHITVGATNANDDSMTSFSSWGPADDDRMKPDVSAPGCQAGGDGGVTSCTSTSDTSYGSSCGTSMASPTVCGLSALIMQDYRAHFGMATPFMRNSTLKILLAHTAVDRGNVGPDNQFGYGSVRVQPAIDFMRSNNYGNFLENQISQGGSYNTLVVVNPGDPVMKVTLAWDDVPGTPNVSPALVNDLDLVVFDPNNVQRFPWTLGGLANPSAPAVQTQANHVDNIEQVLVNAPIPGVYRVEVHGFNVPQGPQPFSICASPLLVNCSQQGLIALDRNQYTCTASATIRVVDCDLNTDDNVVETVNVTVDSTTEPGGETVLLTETGAQTAAFEGAISLDSTDSSGVLQVAHGDTVTATYTDADDGLGGINVVVTDTSAVDCQPPVISNVQTSNLGPHTATVTFTTDEAAQGTVRYGTSCTSLTQSVLESAFGTSHTLVLQGLLDDTQYFFAIDAVDPATNSATDDNAGGCYAFTTPEIPDSFTEEFTAGDFDLDDTSLLFTPNASIDFYSLCSTSISVLPTDPAGGTALTLADNANANVVLTGANQVSLYGVNYASFFIGSNGYITFTAGDTDSSPTVGDHFDTARISALFANLNPALGGTVSWKELADRAVVTWENVPEALTANTNTLQVEMFFDGRLRLSFLRVDLTDGITGLSGGGGIPPDYAEMDLSALAPSCGPQPPAAASRTIETPVSIATDITLVAGDDGVPGPLSYIITSLPLAPLEDVGNSYSITPGDLPYTLFGGGNQVRYHSGAAPTTDPFQFKVNDGGTPPTGGDSNLATITVQVQPVLALPFSDAFPTTTFDPAKWHLIDTATIDGVGIAEPSLPNSARLNADPNGSDEIRTHLINLANETAVRLIYFYQQAGGGESPDAGDDLFVEFYNNVGSWELVNQHFGSEPDMGTYQPVNVLLPASAFHPAFRLRFRTTGTSGAFDDWFVDDVSVTVASAPTASNSAVTAPFNGFLDITLIASDPNMDPLTYIIASLPSNGTIQDPGAGLADITTVPYTLAANGNLVRYVPDTGFGGLDPFTFMVNDGVNDSNVATVSVTVEPVLTLPFIDTFPTTTFDPGKWGFISNATIDGLGIAEPSEPSSARFNGDPAAGDEIRTYAIDLSSAGVARLTYYFECRGGGESPDSGDDLIIEYLDGFGVWRELQRHPGSLPDMTTYQQVDMQLPAGAMHSSFRLRIRNSGTSGAFDDWFVDNISLVVANAPTAVNGAVSTPSDTLVNITLVASDPNLDPLDYLITTLPTNGSLRDLNNGLIMVAPYALIGGGDGVRYTPNLGFSGNDGFQFKVSDGTHESNTATVTIAVGGAQPVHVFPLDSDPGWTADAGPGGGSGPNGGGWAFGTPTNTDPPCGTGRVDPPGGFTGATVYGYNLAGCYTNNLLFTRWLTTTAINCTSLSSVQLRYRRWLGVESANFDHANIQVSNDGVNWTTVWNHTATTAINDSTWSLQTYSLLGVADNQPTVFLRWGMGTTDGSVTYQGWNIDDIEILALAPSACSGGTYGDVNLDLAIDAGDAQKFTDVLLNPGGATAAEKCAADVHADGTIDDLDLEEFVELLLAQP; encoded by the coding sequence ATGTCTTCGCGCGTCGTTTTCCTCGCTTCATGGCTGATGGGGATGGCGGTCCTGTCGAGTGTGGCTGCCGGCGACGTTCGCTGGCGCAATGGATCGGCGCCAATTCCGCGGCGCCAACCAGGCCAAATCGGTATGGCGATCGAAGAGATCACGCGAGGGGGCGGCGCGCGCCATATCGTCGTGCAATTCGATGAGCCCATCACGGATAACGACAAGACGACGCTGGCGGCGGCGGGAATTCGCCTGCTGGACTTCCTGGGGGATAACGCGTTCTTTGCCTCGGTCGATCGCAGTCGCCTCGATGCGGCAGCCCTTGCCGCAGTGCCGGGCTTTTCGCGCGTCACGGTCGTCGACCCGAGTTGGAAGCTGCATCCATCTCTGTCGATCGGTGAGATTCCGAAATGGGCGATCCAGGCCCCGGAGGAACTCGACGAAGGCGAAGCGGGTTCGTCGCGCGAGGGTCCTCTGCCGGCCGATCCGATCGTGGCCGTCCTGGTGAAGTTTCATCCGGATGTGCCCCTCGCGACGGAGGCGGTGGATATCTGCAGGCAGTATGGGGCCAACGTGAAGTCATCCCTGTCGCTCGTCAACACGCTCGTGATCGAACTTCCTCAATCAATGTTGATGATGCTCGTGGCGGAAGACGCGGTGGAATGGATGGAACCGCCGCTTCCGGCGCTTCAGGAGATTAACGCCGAAAACCGGGCGCTGACCGGGGCCAACACGGTACAGGCACCGCCTTACAGCCTCACCGGCGCGGGTGTAAATGTCTTGATCTATGACGGCGGGCGAGTGCGTACTACGCACGTCGATTTTCAAGGCCGCGCCGTGATCGGTTCGGCAGAAGCGACTTGCAGCACCATTAGCAGTCACTCGACTCACGTCGCCGGCACGGTCGGTGGCGCGGGCGTGGCCAATGCGAACAACAAGGGCATGGCCCCAGGTGTGAACATCATTTCATATGGCTTTGATCAGGATGCATCGGGGACCGGTTGTCCGCCGTTGAGTCAGGGGTTCCTTTATACCAACCCCGGCGACTTGAACCATGACTACAACGCGGCGATCAACGCGGACGGGGCGCATATTTCCAACAACTCGATCGGCACAAACACGGCGCCGAACGGGTATCCCTGTTCATGGGAAGGTGATTACGGCGTAACCGACACGCTCATCGACTCGATTGTCCGCGGGGGGCTGGGGACGCCCTTTCGGGTGATCTGGGCCAACGGGAACGAACGGCAAACCTCGACCTGTAACGACCCGAACCCGAACGTTCCGGCGGGCTATCACAAGACCGCGCCGCCGGCGTGTGCGAAGAACCATATCACCGTCGGGGCGACCAATGCGAACGACGACTCGATGACCAGTTTCTCGAGTTGGGGTCCGGCGGATGACGATCGCATGAAGCCCGACGTCTCAGCGCCGGGGTGTCAGGCGGGAGGGGATGGAGGGGTGACTTCCTGCACCAGTACCAGCGACACCTCTTATGGGTCATCGTGCGGTACGTCGATGGCCTCCCCCACGGTGTGCGGCTTGTCGGCGCTCATCATGCAGGACTATCGGGCGCACTTCGGGATGGCCACGCCGTTCATGCGGAACTCGACGCTGAAGATCCTCCTGGCGCATACGGCGGTGGATCGCGGCAATGTCGGTCCGGACAATCAGTTCGGCTATGGCTCGGTGCGCGTGCAGCCCGCCATCGACTTCATGCGGAGCAATAACTATGGGAACTTCCTCGAGAACCAGATCAGCCAGGGGGGCTCGTACAATACGCTGGTGGTGGTGAATCCCGGCGATCCAGTGATGAAGGTCACGCTGGCCTGGGATGACGTTCCGGGGACGCCGAACGTCAGTCCGGCGCTGGTGAACGACCTCGACCTCGTCGTGTTCGATCCGAACAACGTGCAGCGATTTCCCTGGACGCTCGGCGGTCTGGCCAATCCCAGCGCCCCGGCGGTGCAGACGCAGGCTAATCACGTGGACAATATCGAGCAGGTGCTGGTGAATGCGCCGATCCCGGGCGTGTACCGCGTCGAGGTGCATGGATTCAACGTGCCGCAGGGTCCGCAGCCGTTTTCGATTTGTGCGTCGCCGTTGTTGGTGAACTGCTCCCAGCAGGGGTTAATTGCTCTCGATCGGAATCAATACACGTGCACCGCAAGCGCCACGATTCGAGTCGTCGACTGCGACCTCAACACCGATGATAACGTCGTCGAGACGGTTAACGTGACGGTCGATTCGACAACCGAGCCGGGAGGCGAGACGGTCCTCTTGACCGAGACCGGGGCGCAGACGGCGGCGTTCGAAGGTGCGATTTCGTTGGACTCAACGGATTCCTCCGGCGTCCTGCAAGTGGCCCATGGCGATACGGTGACGGCGACGTACACCGACGCGGACGACGGGTTGGGTGGGATCAACGTGGTTGTGACCGACACGTCGGCGGTCGATTGCCAGCCGCCTGTCATTTCCAATGTTCAGACATCGAACCTCGGCCCGCACACGGCGACCGTGACGTTCACAACGGACGAAGCGGCGCAGGGCACCGTTCGCTACGGGACGAGTTGCACCTCGCTGACCCAGTCGGTCTTGGAATCCGCCTTTGGCACGTCGCACACTCTCGTGCTCCAGGGTCTCCTGGACGATACGCAGTATTTCTTTGCGATCGACGCCGTCGATCCGGCCACGAACTCCGCCACAGACGACAACGCCGGCGGCTGTTACGCGTTTACTACGCCGGAGATTCCGGACTCCTTTACCGAGGAATTCACGGCGGGCGATTTTGACCTCGACGATACGTCGCTTCTGTTCACGCCGAACGCGTCGATCGACTTCTACTCGCTGTGCTCAACTTCGATCAGCGTACTGCCGACGGACCCGGCCGGTGGCACCGCTTTGACACTAGCAGACAACGCGAACGCCAACGTGGTGTTGACCGGTGCCAACCAGGTTTCGCTCTATGGCGTAAACTACGCCAGCTTTTTCATCGGCAGTAATGGCTATATCACGTTTACGGCGGGAGATACCGACTCGTCGCCGACGGTCGGGGATCACTTCGATACGGCTCGGATCTCCGCCCTGTTTGCCAACCTGAATCCGGCGCTGGGCGGAACCGTGTCATGGAAGGAACTCGCCGATCGCGCGGTCGTCACCTGGGAGAACGTCCCGGAAGCTTTGACCGCGAATACAAACACGCTTCAGGTGGAGATGTTTTTCGACGGCCGGCTAAGATTGAGTTTCCTGAGGGTGGACCTCACCGACGGCATCACCGGCCTGTCGGGGGGCGGTGGCATTCCTCCCGATTACGCTGAAATGGACTTGTCGGCATTGGCCCCCAGCTGTGGTCCGCAGCCGCCGGCCGCGGCGAGTCGGACCATTGAAACCCCCGTCAGTATCGCGACCGACATTACGTTGGTTGCCGGCGACGACGGCGTCCCCGGTCCGCTGAGCTACATCATTACGTCGTTACCCCTCGCACCTTTGGAAGACGTCGGCAACAGCTACTCGATTACACCCGGAGACTTGCCCTACACGCTCTTTGGCGGGGGCAATCAGGTCCGTTATCACTCCGGCGCGGCGCCGACGACCGATCCCTTCCAATTCAAGGTCAACGACGGCGGGACGCCTCCGACCGGCGGCGATTCCAACCTTGCAACCATTACCGTGCAGGTTCAGCCGGTACTGGCGTTGCCGTTCTCGGATGCGTTCCCGACCACGACGTTTGATCCGGCGAAGTGGCATCTGATCGATACGGCCACGATCGACGGCGTCGGAATCGCCGAACCGAGCCTGCCGAACTCGGCCCGGCTCAATGCCGATCCCAACGGCAGCGACGAAATCCGCACGCACCTGATCAATCTGGCGAACGAAACGGCCGTACGGCTGATATATTTCTACCAACAGGCTGGAGGCGGCGAATCACCAGACGCGGGAGACGACTTGTTCGTGGAATTCTATAACAACGTTGGAAGCTGGGAACTCGTAAACCAGCACTTCGGCTCCGAACCGGATATGGGGACCTATCAGCCAGTCAATGTGCTGTTGCCGGCATCGGCCTTCCACCCCGCCTTCCGGCTGCGCTTCCGCACGACCGGCACGTCCGGCGCGTTCGACGATTGGTTTGTCGATGACGTAAGCGTGACAGTGGCCAGCGCCCCGACCGCGAGCAACAGCGCCGTGACCGCGCCGTTCAACGGCTTCCTGGACATCACACTCATCGCCAGCGATCCCAACATGGATCCCTTGACCTATATCATCGCGTCGCTGCCCAGCAATGGAACGATCCAGGATCCGGGCGCCGGCCTGGCGGACATCACCACCGTCCCCTACACCCTCGCCGCCAACGGCAACCTTGTCCGTTATGTGCCCGATACCGGCTTCGGCGGACTGGACCCGTTCACGTTTATGGTCAACGACGGAGTGAATGATTCAAATGTGGCGACGGTATCGGTTACCGTCGAACCGGTGTTGACACTCCCGTTCATCGACACGTTCCCGACCACGACTTTCGATCCCGGCAAGTGGGGATTCATATCCAACGCGACGATCGACGGGCTGGGCATTGCCGAGCCGAGCGAGCCGTCTTCGGCACGGTTCAACGGCGACCCGGCCGCCGGCGACGAGATTCGCACCTATGCGATCGATTTATCGAGTGCCGGTGTCGCGCGCCTCACCTACTACTTCGAGTGCAGGGGCGGGGGAGAAAGTCCGGATTCCGGCGATGATTTGATCATCGAGTACCTCGACGGCTTCGGTGTTTGGAGGGAATTGCAACGGCATCCGGGCTCGCTTCCGGATATGACCACGTATCAGCAGGTTGATATGCAGCTTCCGGCGGGGGCGATGCATTCGAGCTTCCGCCTTCGGATTCGCAACTCAGGCACCTCGGGCGCGTTCGACGACTGGTTTGTCGATAATATTTCGCTGGTGGTAGCGAATGCGCCGACGGCGGTGAACGGCGCTGTGTCGACCCCGTCAGACACCCTCGTGAATATCACGCTGGTGGCCAGCGATCCGAACCTGGATCCACTGGACTACCTCATCACGACTTTGCCAACGAACGGATCACTTCGCGATCTGAATAACGGGCTGATCATGGTCGCGCCGTACGCACTGATCGGGGGAGGCGACGGGGTGCGCTACACGCCCAACCTCGGTTTTTCCGGGAATGACGGGTTCCAATTCAAGGTGAGCGACGGAACGCACGAGTCGAATACCGCGACGGTGACGATCGCGGTTGGCGGCGCGCAGCCGGTGCATGTTTTCCCATTGGATAGCGACCCGGGTTGGACGGCGGATGCGGGACCGGGCGGCGGCTCGGGACCCAATGGCGGTGGGTGGGCATTTGGCACACCAACGAACACCGATCCGCCGTGCGGAACGGGCCGTGTCGATCCACCGGGCGGATTCACCGGGGCCACTGTGTACGGCTACAACCTGGCGGGATGTTATACGAATAATCTGTTGTTTACGCGCTGGTTGACGACGACGGCGATCAATTGCACGAGCCTCTCCAGCGTGCAGCTTCGGTATCGGCGCTGGCTGGGCGTCGAGTCGGCGAACTTCGATCACGCGAACATTCAAGTGTCGAACGACGGGGTGAACTGGACGACCGTGTGGAATCACACGGCCACCACGGCAATCAACGACTCCACCTGGTCGCTTCAGACATACAGCCTGCTCGGCGTAGCGGACAATCAGCCGACGGTATTCCTGCGCTGGGGGATGGGTACAACGGACGGGTCCGTGACCTATCAGGGCTGGAACATCGATGACATCGAAATCCTCGCCCTTGCGCCCAGCGCGTGCAGCGGCGGGACCTACGGGGACGTTAATCTCGATTTGGCGATTGACGCCGGGGACGCCCAGAAATTCACTGACGTACTGCTTAATCCCGGCGGGGCCACTGCTGCGGAAAAATGCGCCGCGGATGTTCATGCGGATGGCACAATCGACGATTTGGACCTCGAGGAATTCGTGGAGCTATTACTCGCCCAGCCCTAG